The Lactuca sativa cultivar Salinas chromosome 2, Lsat_Salinas_v11, whole genome shotgun sequence genome includes a window with the following:
- the LOC111916091 gene encoding uncharacterized protein LOC111916091, translating to MDEEGTQYHAHVFNQNFSRFRHLLKEDESYIVIKPNMVAVTNGFSYTGHKQTLTLDWKSILKKCDDFSGPVNGFMFVDFNSIIEQTCPRDTFFDVIGQIVSFRPLETSNPVASKHYIKLTLSNLDSVHLKVIIFGSQAYQMSEYLQNNPTVNCVVIVMQFLKLNIWNGIGEAKSHFEVTKLFINSDIYEINEFKNKLVYNFGITEKSITTLQSYSSSYTDDFKGNFPLKTICEITKPIKEMKFLLVASIVNIRRNLPWYYEACKKCGKKIILVPKANHSYTDPEKISETMVVGCTNAQCKKSEIQTVIKYIIPINVQDCTRTIGLTLFDREAKRLLNISAYELKKIHDAAGDSDGLFPMQLNVLKNSKFGFLVDITEYNVNNYNNIYTVLRVAEDMSIVSELESKIELMSIQSVSLNQVALESDDVVQPVQRDVISQTDESFTPSTVDKSTDTSPSKISMEKLVDFGLEFWVHVLLFFIALILILQFVLV from the exons ATGGACGAGGAG ggTACACAATACCATGCTCATGTCTTCAATCAGAATTTCTCCAGATTTCGTCATCTTTTAAAGGAAGATGAAAGTTATATAGTTATAAAACCCAATATGGTTGCTGTTACTAATGGTTTTAGTTATACAGGTCATAAACAGACCTTAACTTTGGATTGGAAAAGCATCCTAAAAAAATGTGATGATTTCTCGGGTCCGGTCAATGGATTTATGTTTGTTGACTTTAATTCTATCATAGAACAAACATGCCCAAGAGACACATTCTTTG ATGTTATTGGACAGATCGTGTCATTTAGGCCTCTTGAAACTTCAAATCCAGTAGCATCGAAGCATTATATAAAACTCACTCTTAGCAACCTAGA TTCTGTACATCTGAAGGTTATTATTTTTGGAAGTCAAGCATATCAAATGTCAGAATACCTACAAAATAACCCGACGGTTAATTGTGTTGTTATCGTGATGCAGTTTTTGAAGCTAAACATTTGGAATG GTATTGGTGAAGCTAAAAGTCATTTTGAAGTAACGAAATTGTTCATAAATTCTGACATTTATGAAATAAATGAGTTTAAAAATAAGTtagttt ACAATTTCGGTATAACTGAAAAAAGCATAACTACACTTCAAAGCTACTCTTCTTCATATACAGATGACTTTAAGGGCaattttccattaaaaacaattTGTGAGATCACGAAACCAATTAAG GAAATGAAGTTTTTATTAGTTGCTTCAATTGTTAATATAAGACGGAATCTACCATGGTATTATGAAGCATGCAAAAAATGTGGAAAAAAAATAATCCTTGTTCCCAAAGCCAATCATTCGTATACCGACCCTGAAAAAATTTCAGAAACTATGGTTGTCGGGTGTACAAATGCACAATGCAAAAAATCTGAAATTCAAACAGTTATAAA gtaTATAATTCCAATCAACGTACAAGATTGTACTCGAACAATTGGATTGACTCTTTTTGATAGGGAAGCAAAGAGGCTGTTAAATATAAGTGCATACGAGTTGAAAAAAATACATGATGCG GCCGGAGACAGTGATGGACTATTTCCAATGCAACTTAACGTGTTGAAAAACAGCAAGTTTGGTTTTCTTGTAGATATTACAGAATACAATGTCAACAACTATAATAATATCTACACAGTTCTCAGAGTTGCAGAAGATATGTCCATTGTTTCTGAATTGGAAAGTAAAATAGAACTTATG aGTATTCAATCTGTCTCCTtaaatcaagttgctttggaatCAGATGATGTTGTACAGCCTGTTCAAAGG gaTGTGATCTCACAAACAGATGAAAGTTTTACACCCTCAACAGTTGATAAGTCAACCGACACAAGTCCAAGCAAAATATCAA tgGAGAAGTTAGTTGATTTTGGTTTAGAATTTTGGGTCCATGTGCTTCTGTTCTTCATTGCTTTGATTTTGatattacaatttgttttggtttag